Proteins co-encoded in one Spirosoma endbachense genomic window:
- a CDS encoding RagB/SusD family nutrient uptake outer membrane protein, translating to MNSSIKYWLYVGSVSLLLTACDSRLDVVPTQSIEQGQALNTEQDVQITLTGAYDGLNTSAAAQNGANLFGGAFQYIGDLLGDNRDVVFGGTYATIDEIWRKTVTTSNTVNRDVWLNSYSTINRTNNVLSALPKVSEANRGNIEGQARFIRGAVYFELVKLYGKSWNDGTATANAGVPLVLTPTTSVSDADYRARNTVAEVYTQVLDDLTKAESLLPATQSGGTGFATKGAAAAILARVYLQQQNYAAARDAANRVIASGTYSLESNFTDVFNDATNDNELIFKIIITDQDGVNDMNTFYASVPNQGRGDVRVQSKFRQLYAAGDVRGTFFNTAGQNTFTSKFNDQYGDVPVVRLAEMYLVRAETNQRLNTSIGATPLADVNLIRNRAKAAPLTAVDLNAVLLERRLELAFEGQQLADIKRTAGTVGTVAYNANNLVLPIPQREIDTNKKLVQNPGYN from the coding sequence ATGAATTCATCCATAAAATACTGGTTATACGTCGGTTCCGTTAGCCTATTGCTCACGGCCTGCGACAGCCGACTAGACGTTGTGCCGACTCAGAGTATTGAGCAGGGTCAGGCGTTAAATACCGAACAGGACGTTCAGATCACCTTAACCGGCGCTTATGATGGGCTAAATACATCCGCGGCTGCCCAAAATGGAGCTAACTTATTCGGTGGCGCCTTTCAGTATATTGGCGATCTGCTCGGCGATAACCGTGATGTTGTTTTTGGTGGTACCTACGCAACGATTGATGAGATCTGGCGCAAAACCGTTACAACATCGAATACAGTCAACCGCGATGTATGGCTCAATAGCTACAGTACAATCAACCGTACCAACAACGTACTGTCGGCATTACCTAAAGTTAGTGAAGCCAATCGTGGGAATATTGAAGGGCAAGCCCGCTTTATCCGGGGTGCGGTTTACTTTGAACTGGTTAAGCTCTACGGAAAAAGCTGGAACGATGGCACAGCAACGGCTAATGCAGGCGTACCGCTGGTACTCACGCCAACCACTTCTGTATCAGATGCCGATTACCGCGCCCGGAATACAGTGGCGGAAGTTTACACTCAAGTGCTGGACGACTTAACGAAAGCAGAAAGTTTATTACCCGCTACGCAGTCTGGAGGAACTGGTTTTGCCACCAAAGGAGCAGCAGCGGCTATACTGGCTCGCGTTTATCTTCAACAGCAAAACTATGCGGCTGCCCGCGATGCGGCCAATCGGGTTATTGCATCGGGCACCTACAGCCTGGAATCGAATTTTACGGATGTATTTAACGACGCAACGAATGATAATGAATTGATTTTCAAAATCATCATTACAGATCAGGATGGCGTCAATGACATGAATACATTTTACGCATCAGTGCCTAATCAGGGTCGGGGCGATGTGCGCGTTCAATCCAAATTCCGCCAGCTCTATGCTGCGGGCGACGTGCGGGGAACGTTTTTCAACACGGCAGGACAGAATACATTTACCAGTAAATTCAACGATCAATACGGCGATGTTCCGGTTGTGCGACTTGCTGAAATGTATCTCGTTCGCGCCGAAACGAACCAGCGTCTGAATACGAGCATTGGTGCGACTCCACTGGCCGATGTAAATCTGATCCGGAACCGGGCCAAGGCGGCTCCATTGACTGCTGTCGATCTGAACGCGGTTCTGCTGGAACGTCGTCTTGAACTAGCTTTCGAAGGCCAGCAGCTCGCCGACATCAAACGTACAGCGGGCACAGTAGGTACAGTAGCCTATAACGCCAATAATCTTGTTCTGCCGATCCCCCAACGGGAAATTGACACGAATAAAAAGCTGGTCCAAAATCCGGGATATAATTAA
- a CDS encoding SusC/RagA family TonB-linked outer membrane protein, translated as MRKLLLVSFLFLAVACSSYAQSQVVSGRVTSSDDGAGLPGVSVSIKGRTQGTLTDASGNYRLSTDGTVTLVYSFIGFTSVEEPVNNRSVINVELKTDVRNLSEVVVTGYGQQIKRDLTGNIAKVRAADIQDQPVTTFDQALQGKAAGVQINSGSGKLGQGIQVRVRGQSSVSASNQPLYVVDGTPVTTDNLSFNSASTNPLADINPQDIESVDILKDASAGAIYGARAANGVVLITTKRGKAGRTNINFGAQYGSSKPTKKLNFLNTDQYVKFYNQAAANSDRIEGLDPADPDSYSSYMKSFYDTQGLGTYGTPKQVSTNWGDLAYQDAPYQQYDLNINGGNEKTTFYLSGQLLDQKGILVGNALQRYSGRLNLDHQVSDRFRTGFNIGLTRTYNQRISADNQFDNPMQMVALPPMTPATDPTTGLPVGTPPGDISIPVYYNPLINIGNAYFNTTVYRNISNVYGQLQIIKGLTFRTEFGLDVLNQQEELYYNSKTQRNFSAPQGVGQNRYVRVENYTTNNFFSYGAVFGKHAIDATLGMSYQQSQQKTNFTEGRDFPSDAYRQIVSAARKTDGSSTQTDYRFLSYFARANYKFSDRYLLGVSARVDGSSRFGRNSRYGFFPAVSAGWVLSEESFLKNNNTISFLKLRSSYGRTGNAEIQNFPQLGLFTGDANYGSLPGQRPSQLANPDLKWETTNQFDIGLDFGILNNRINGEIDYYNKQTTGLLLNVNVPGTTGFATQFRNVGSLENKGFEFVLNTENLTGAFRWTTSFNAATNQNKITNLQGQIIEGGINAMSRAVEGQPLGVFFTQEYAGVDPANGDALWYKNTANPDGSLDRTTTNVYSQAQRVVKGSPLPKWTGGITNTFSYKGITLSVLFNGVFGNKINFYGVGRYSSANGRFEDNQTVDQLDAWTTQNTNTNVPEARLYYNNGAQSSSRFILDGSFVRLRTATLSYNLPKTLINRVKLNSVRFFVTGQNLLTFTKYAGWDPEVNADYIVSNIAQGYDFYTAPQARTITGGINIGF; from the coding sequence ATGAGAAAACTCTTACTAGTTAGCTTCCTATTTCTTGCGGTAGCTTGCAGTAGCTATGCACAGAGTCAGGTAGTATCAGGTAGGGTCACGTCATCGGATGACGGCGCTGGTCTACCAGGCGTATCGGTCAGCATAAAAGGCCGAACGCAGGGAACGTTGACCGACGCATCGGGCAATTACCGCCTGTCTACTGATGGTACTGTTACCCTTGTTTATAGCTTCATCGGCTTTACCTCCGTTGAAGAACCGGTCAATAATCGTTCTGTAATCAACGTAGAACTGAAGACTGACGTACGTAATTTGAGCGAAGTCGTTGTTACAGGTTATGGACAGCAGATCAAGCGTGATCTGACTGGTAATATTGCGAAGGTTAGGGCTGCGGATATTCAGGATCAACCCGTAACTACTTTTGATCAGGCTCTTCAGGGTAAAGCCGCCGGAGTGCAGATCAATTCAGGTTCGGGTAAATTAGGTCAGGGAATTCAGGTTCGGGTTCGGGGGCAATCGTCTGTGTCTGCCTCGAATCAGCCCCTGTATGTCGTTGATGGAACGCCGGTTACAACCGACAATCTGAGCTTCAATAGTGCTTCTACAAACCCATTGGCCGATATTAACCCGCAGGATATTGAGTCTGTCGATATTTTGAAGGATGCGTCTGCCGGGGCTATTTACGGAGCAAGAGCGGCCAATGGCGTTGTGCTGATTACTACCAAGCGCGGAAAAGCCGGTCGGACGAATATCAACTTTGGTGCGCAATATGGATCGAGCAAACCGACGAAAAAACTTAATTTTCTGAATACGGACCAATACGTCAAATTTTACAATCAGGCTGCCGCTAATTCAGACCGCATCGAGGGCCTTGATCCAGCCGATCCTGATTCGTATTCGTCCTACATGAAGAGCTTTTACGACACGCAGGGACTCGGCACCTATGGCACTCCTAAACAGGTAAGTACAAACTGGGGAGACCTGGCTTATCAGGATGCACCGTATCAGCAATATGACTTGAACATAAACGGCGGTAATGAGAAAACGACGTTCTATTTATCCGGTCAATTGCTGGATCAGAAAGGTATTCTGGTTGGCAACGCCCTGCAACGGTATTCTGGTCGCCTGAACCTTGATCATCAGGTGTCGGATCGCTTCCGCACAGGCTTCAACATTGGCCTGACCCGAACCTATAACCAGCGCATTTCGGCAGATAACCAGTTTGATAATCCAATGCAGATGGTGGCCCTTCCACCAATGACACCCGCTACGGATCCGACTACGGGTCTTCCGGTAGGTACCCCTCCCGGCGACATCAGCATTCCGGTTTATTATAACCCGCTGATCAATATTGGCAATGCCTATTTTAATACAACGGTTTACCGGAATATCAGCAATGTGTACGGTCAGTTGCAGATTATCAAAGGGTTAACATTCCGCACGGAATTTGGCCTCGACGTATTGAACCAGCAGGAAGAACTGTATTACAACAGTAAAACACAGCGTAATTTCAGCGCCCCACAAGGCGTCGGCCAGAACCGCTACGTGCGCGTAGAGAATTACACGACCAATAATTTCTTTTCCTACGGTGCAGTCTTCGGTAAGCATGCCATTGATGCTACGCTGGGGATGTCTTATCAGCAGTCTCAGCAAAAAACGAACTTCACCGAAGGTCGTGACTTCCCGTCGGACGCCTATCGCCAGATCGTTAGCGCGGCCCGCAAAACCGATGGTAGCTCAACGCAGACCGATTATCGCTTCCTGTCATACTTCGCCAGAGCTAATTACAAATTCTCTGACCGATACCTGCTGGGGGTAAGTGCCCGTGTCGATGGGTCGTCACGATTTGGTCGCAATAGCCGCTACGGCTTTTTCCCGGCAGTTTCGGCCGGTTGGGTATTATCGGAAGAAAGCTTCCTGAAAAATAACAATACCATCAGTTTTCTGAAGCTCCGCTCCAGTTATGGCCGGACAGGTAATGCCGAAATTCAGAACTTCCCGCAATTAGGTCTGTTTACGGGCGATGCCAATTATGGCTCATTACCCGGTCAGCGTCCGTCACAGCTGGCCAACCCCGATCTGAAGTGGGAAACGACCAACCAATTTGATATTGGTCTTGATTTCGGGATTCTCAACAACCGTATTAACGGCGAAATTGACTACTATAACAAGCAAACAACAGGCTTACTGCTGAACGTAAACGTTCCGGGTACAACTGGTTTTGCTACACAATTCCGGAACGTTGGTAGCCTGGAAAACAAAGGGTTTGAATTTGTATTGAATACCGAAAACCTGACGGGTGCTTTCCGGTGGACGACAAGCTTCAATGCTGCTACCAACCAGAACAAAATCACCAATCTACAGGGACAAATTATTGAAGGTGGTATCAACGCCATGAGCCGTGCCGTTGAAGGACAACCGCTGGGTGTATTCTTCACGCAGGAGTACGCAGGTGTTGATCCGGCGAATGGCGATGCGCTCTGGTATAAAAATACGGCGAATCCTGATGGATCATTAGATCGCACGACAACGAATGTCTACAGTCAGGCCCAGCGTGTCGTGAAGGGAAGTCCACTACCTAAATGGACTGGCGGTATCACCAACACCTTTAGCTACAAAGGCATTACATTGAGCGTGCTATTCAACGGCGTATTTGGCAATAAGATCAACTTCTATGGTGTTGGCCGCTACTCGTCGGCAAATGGTCGTTTTGAAGATAACCAGACCGTCGATCAGTTAGACGCCTGGACAACTCAAAACACCAATACGAACGTACCGGAAGCCCGTTTGTATTATAACAACGGCGCTCAATCGTCGAGCCGATTTATTCTCGACGGTTCATTTGTCCGGCTGCGCACGGCTACATTATCGTACAACTTACCAAAAACACTGATCAATCGGGTGAAATTGAATAGTGTACGTTTCTTCGTAACGGGTCAGAACCTCCTCACCTTCACGAAGTATGCGGGCTGGGACCCAGAAGTAAATGCCGATTATATCGTATCGAACATCGCTCAGGGCTATGATTTCTATACCGCACCACAAGCTCGTACGATCACCGGCGGAATTAACATCGGTTTCTAA
- a CDS encoding penicillin-binding protein 1A yields the protein MSEYRERFRAVRHAFGAFRRRIRQRRAQFGDVRRGVGRHIYRQTARIAGEERVNSWVTAYRDYRGRLRSFIHQYIDPDAWYYPYLKYGIKGGLTAALALGLYVFMLNYNFLYLTGEMPSVEELKNPKLNQSSEIYSQDGVMIGKFYAENRTPIKYENIPKQLINALIATEDVRFYEHGGVDPRAIGRAVFTLGRDGGGSTITQQLAKNLFKTRRKTRSGLLTRIPFIRKIIYKSKEWLMALKLERNFSKEEIITYYFNTVDFGSNAFGLKTAARTFFNKAPDSLNVQEGAVLVGLQKATTSYNPLKNPERSKERRNIVLGQMAKYNYLTKAQADSISTLPLGTDFTPENPYSGPASYLKNAVQDYVKKWGEENGYDLYTDGLRIITTVDSRMQKYAEDATSEKMKQLQRTFDNHWRGRNPWTDEDGNELPGFIDSVAKRTERYKTLSRRFMPLYPDSIMYYMKNVKYKMRVFSWTNKRGYDSTQMTPYDSIAYYKHFLQSGMVAMDPHTGYIRAWVGGLDYDYFKYDHVKQGKRQPGSTFKPFVYTAAIDDSLVNLSPCDRIEDRPFRKEFINAEGKEDVWEPRNSTGYYTYSNMTLRRALARSVNSITAQLTDRVTPERVAQYAHRMGIKSKLDAVPSIGLGSSDVSLYELVGAYCTFINDGEAIDPMIVQRIEDRDGNVIETFSSKTKRAISPESAFLMRYMLQGGLQESGGTSQNLWSFELFRNHNEMGAKTGTTSNNSDGWFVGVSDKLVVGAWVGGDDRSIHFRSTDLGEGAKTALPLVGRFLEKVYADPKFKSLQGPFPKPAFSISKNYLNCGPSDDEETTEATDSTAIGEPGDSTFVPTTPAPAEPTVPPDTTGTQL from the coding sequence ATGAGTGAATATAGGGAGCGATTCCGCGCCGTCCGGCACGCGTTTGGAGCGTTTCGGCGACGAATTCGACAACGCCGGGCGCAATTTGGCGATGTCAGACGCGGAGTCGGTCGACACATCTATCGGCAAACCGCACGAATCGCCGGTGAAGAACGGGTCAATTCATGGGTCACAGCTTACCGCGACTATCGCGGCCGTCTGCGCTCATTTATCCATCAGTACATTGATCCGGATGCCTGGTATTATCCATACCTGAAATATGGAATCAAAGGTGGATTAACGGCAGCACTGGCTTTGGGTCTTTATGTGTTCATGCTCAACTACAATTTCTTGTACCTGACCGGCGAAATGCCCAGTGTAGAGGAGTTGAAAAACCCAAAGCTGAATCAGTCGTCGGAGATTTATTCGCAGGATGGCGTAATGATCGGGAAGTTTTATGCCGAAAACCGGACTCCGATCAAATACGAGAACATTCCGAAACAGTTGATCAATGCCTTGATTGCCACCGAAGATGTGCGTTTCTACGAGCATGGTGGTGTTGATCCTCGCGCCATTGGCCGGGCGGTATTTACATTAGGACGCGATGGGGGTGGTTCGACCATCACGCAGCAGTTAGCCAAAAACCTCTTCAAGACCCGTCGAAAAACCCGGTCAGGTCTGTTGACCCGGATTCCGTTTATCCGCAAGATTATTTACAAGTCGAAAGAGTGGCTGATGGCACTTAAGCTGGAGCGAAACTTTTCGAAAGAGGAAATTATTACCTACTATTTCAATACGGTAGATTTCGGCAGCAATGCGTTTGGCCTGAAAACCGCTGCCAGAACATTTTTCAACAAAGCGCCTGATAGCCTCAATGTGCAGGAAGGAGCCGTACTGGTCGGATTGCAGAAAGCAACAACAAGCTACAATCCACTTAAGAACCCTGAACGGTCGAAAGAACGCCGAAACATTGTTCTGGGACAGATGGCGAAGTACAATTATCTGACCAAAGCGCAGGCCGACTCAATTAGTACTTTACCGTTAGGAACGGACTTCACGCCCGAAAATCCGTATTCTGGTCCAGCCAGCTATCTGAAAAATGCCGTTCAGGATTATGTGAAGAAATGGGGAGAAGAAAACGGTTATGACCTCTACACCGATGGGCTGCGCATCATTACTACTGTGGATTCGCGCATGCAGAAATACGCGGAAGATGCGACCAGTGAAAAAATGAAGCAGTTGCAGCGGACATTCGATAACCACTGGCGAGGCCGGAATCCGTGGACTGACGAAGATGGAAATGAACTGCCAGGCTTTATCGATTCGGTCGCCAAGCGCACGGAACGCTACAAAACACTCAGCCGTCGTTTCATGCCGCTTTACCCCGACTCGATCATGTACTACATGAAAAATGTGAAGTACAAAATGAGAGTTTTCAGTTGGACCAACAAGCGTGGTTATGACTCTACACAGATGACCCCCTATGATTCCATAGCCTACTATAAACATTTTTTACAGTCGGGCATGGTCGCGATGGACCCTCACACGGGTTATATCCGGGCGTGGGTTGGTGGATTAGATTACGATTATTTCAAGTATGATCACGTTAAGCAGGGAAAACGGCAACCGGGTTCAACCTTTAAACCGTTTGTTTATACGGCTGCCATCGATGACTCTCTGGTCAATTTAAGTCCGTGCGACCGAATTGAGGATAGACCCTTTCGCAAGGAGTTTATCAACGCCGAAGGAAAAGAGGACGTGTGGGAGCCGCGCAACTCAACGGGTTATTATACCTACTCCAACATGACCTTGCGCCGGGCACTGGCCCGTTCAGTGAACTCAATCACGGCACAACTAACGGACCGGGTTACGCCGGAGCGGGTGGCCCAGTATGCCCATCGAATGGGCATTAAAAGCAAGCTGGATGCGGTGCCATCTATCGGCCTAGGGTCATCGGACGTATCGCTTTACGAGCTTGTTGGCGCTTATTGTACGTTTATCAACGACGGTGAAGCCATCGACCCCATGATCGTACAGCGTATTGAAGATCGGGATGGCAACGTTATTGAAACGTTCTCGTCCAAAACGAAACGGGCTATAAGTCCTGAGTCGGCCTTCCTGATGCGCTATATGCTACAGGGCGGCTTACAGGAATCGGGCGGCACATCACAAAACCTGTGGTCATTTGAGCTATTTAGAAACCACAATGAAATGGGCGCAAAAACCGGTACGACCTCCAATAACTCCGACGGCTGGTTTGTTGGTGTATCCGACAAATTAGTAGTAGGAGCCTGGGTTGGTGGCGACGACCGGAGCATTCACTTTCGCTCAACGGACCTCGGCGAAGGAGCAAAAACAGCTTTACCACTTGTCGGTCGATTCCTGGAAAAAGTCTATGCAGATCCTAAATTTAAGAGTTTGCAGGGACCTTTCCCGAAACCAGCGTTCTCGATTTCAAAGAATTACCTGAACTGCGGCCCGTCTGACGACGAAGAAACCACGGAGGCCACTGACTCAACCGCCATCGGTGAACCAGGGGATTCTACCTTCGTACCAACAACACCCGCCCCCGCAGAACCAACCGTTCCACCCGACACAACAGGAACTCAGCTATAA
- a CDS encoding endonuclease III domain-containing protein codes for MKPDFDLDVILNRIERAIQPYPKAAMFELAERGYDSLFEQLISCIVSIRTLDETTIPVSLKLFDAARTPEQLLALNIPTLTDLLYGTTYPDQKAYTMHGIADRIVNEFGGELPADFATLISLKGVGPKCANLALGVATGQAAISVDVHVHRVVNRWGYVHTKQPEQTLNVLETQVPREQWVNINRLLMPFGKHICTGTLPHCSTCPVLAWCEQVGVERHR; via the coding sequence ATGAAACCTGATTTCGATCTCGACGTTATCCTGAACCGAATCGAGCGGGCTATTCAACCTTACCCAAAAGCCGCTATGTTTGAGCTGGCCGAGCGTGGTTATGATAGCCTGTTTGAACAACTAATTTCCTGTATTGTCTCCATTCGCACGCTTGACGAGACAACAATACCGGTTTCGCTAAAACTATTTGACGCTGCCCGAACCCCCGAACAACTTCTGGCACTTAACATACCTACGCTAACGGATTTACTATACGGCACGACCTATCCGGATCAAAAGGCGTATACCATGCATGGCATTGCCGATCGTATAGTCAATGAATTTGGTGGAGAATTGCCCGCCGATTTTGCTACGCTGATTTCGCTGAAGGGAGTTGGTCCAAAATGCGCAAACCTGGCCCTGGGCGTAGCAACAGGCCAGGCTGCGATCAGCGTCGATGTTCATGTACATCGGGTCGTAAACCGGTGGGGCTATGTACATACCAAACAGCCCGAACAAACGCTGAACGTGTTGGAAACACAAGTACCACGTGAACAGTGGGTAAATATCAATCGGTTACTGATGCCTTTCGGAAAGCACATCTGTACCGGCACACTGCCTCATTGTTCAACCTGTCCTGTGCTGGCCTGGTGTGAGCAGGTAGGCGTGGAGCGGCATCGATAA
- a CDS encoding anti-sigma factor has protein sequence MNIPEYLASGILESYVMGAVSDQERREVNCLASIYPEIQQELDQLSLSIENYALLHSVEPPAELKSKIMAQLSFEKTAEPIIRPMPVDLTKDRPTFKTTWVVAASVGLLLLGFSFFLLSQLRSGQETLAQLQAANGSLQKEIGQFKERQAENEQALALFKQPGTRTLELRGNEKAPNGDMLVFWNAKTHQVAVEVRSLPPLRPDQQYQLWSLVGGKPVDAGVFEANSASKYLQQLNRPIERADAFAVTVEKRGGSPTPTLTTLLAMATVDA, from the coding sequence ATGAATATACCGGAGTATTTAGCGTCTGGCATCCTGGAATCTTACGTTATGGGCGCGGTGAGCGACCAGGAACGGCGTGAGGTTAACTGTCTGGCGTCTATTTACCCTGAGATCCAACAGGAACTGGATCAATTAAGTCTTTCGATAGAAAATTACGCATTACTACATAGCGTTGAACCACCTGCCGAGCTAAAATCAAAGATTATGGCTCAGCTTTCGTTTGAGAAAACTGCCGAGCCGATTATTCGGCCCATGCCTGTTGACCTTACTAAAGATCGCCCAACCTTCAAAACAACCTGGGTAGTTGCGGCTTCTGTAGGCTTATTGCTGCTTGGTTTTTCGTTTTTCCTGCTGTCGCAACTACGATCTGGTCAGGAGACTCTGGCTCAATTACAAGCAGCGAATGGATCGCTGCAAAAGGAAATCGGTCAATTCAAAGAACGACAGGCCGAAAATGAACAGGCTTTGGCTTTGTTTAAACAACCAGGCACTCGTACGCTTGAATTACGTGGCAACGAAAAAGCGCCAAATGGTGATATGCTGGTATTCTGGAATGCTAAAACCCATCAGGTAGCCGTTGAGGTCCGATCACTTCCTCCCTTGCGGCCTGATCAGCAGTATCAGCTTTGGTCGCTCGTAGGCGGAAAGCCGGTCGATGCCGGTGTATTTGAAGCCAATAGCGCGAGTAAGTATCTTCAACAGCTCAATCGCCCGATCGAACGGGCCGACGCCTTTGCTGTAACAGTCGAAAAACGGGGCGGTAGCCCTACGCCTACACTAACAACCTTGTTGGCTATGGCAACAGTAGATGCCTGA
- the msrB gene encoding peptide-methionine (R)-S-oxide reductase MsrB, translated as MKNTLLLLLPAWLLTGFIYLGAWTSSASNQTVDQSKRLADEKPPGGRKVVKTDAEWKKILTPDQYAVLREHGTERAFTSPLNDIHDHGVFYCAACHNPLFSSDTKFDSRTGWPSFYAPIAKNAVKDASDKSYGMVRTEVVCTVCGGHLGHVFDDGPKPTGLRYCMNGVAMTFEKK; from the coding sequence ATGAAAAATACCCTGCTTTTGTTATTGCCAGCCTGGCTATTAACAGGCTTCATTTATCTGGGCGCCTGGACGTCCAGTGCATCGAACCAAACAGTTGACCAATCGAAGCGCCTTGCCGATGAGAAACCGCCGGGCGGTCGGAAGGTCGTTAAAACGGATGCCGAATGGAAAAAAATCCTGACACCTGATCAATACGCTGTTCTACGCGAACACGGTACGGAAAGAGCCTTTACCAGCCCGTTAAATGATATTCATGATCATGGCGTTTTTTATTGCGCAGCCTGCCACAATCCGCTTTTTTCGTCGGATACGAAGTTTGACTCCCGCACAGGCTGGCCGAGCTTCTATGCACCCATTGCCAAGAACGCGGTTAAAGATGCCAGCGACAAAAGTTATGGTATGGTCCGGACAGAGGTTGTTTGTACTGTTTGTGGTGGCCATTTGGGCCATGTCTTCGATGATGGCCCAAAGCCAACAGGTCTGCGTTACTGCATGAACGGCGTAGCCATGACATTTGAGAAGAAATAG
- a CDS encoding DUF4468 domain-containing protein — protein MKILIPLLVLLSINVLAQVKLPTNDLGQVQYQELVRLPDATRPTKQIITQARSWLAQQFPNESDAEQQFDQEHNILFVKSAYRIDDQLIRYTLTIESKFGRYRATITDLIAEGNGLSLPVRPDSPTAEEMSRSSDNKPKSTAVINQAVRQQADLYRQIDKECHDTLASLKEYMVSLAAKKTE, from the coding sequence ATGAAAATTCTGATACCACTTCTAGTATTGTTGTCAATTAACGTACTAGCCCAGGTCAAGTTGCCAACCAATGACCTTGGACAGGTTCAATACCAGGAGTTAGTACGTCTGCCTGACGCAACACGCCCAACGAAGCAAATCATTACTCAGGCACGCTCGTGGCTGGCACAGCAATTCCCCAACGAAAGCGATGCTGAGCAACAATTCGATCAGGAGCATAACATTCTATTTGTCAAATCGGCCTACCGTATCGACGATCAACTAATCCGGTACACGCTTACCATTGAGTCTAAGTTTGGACGCTACCGGGCCACCATAACCGATCTCATCGCAGAAGGTAATGGACTTTCGCTACCCGTCCGACCCGATAGCCCTACTGCTGAAGAAATGAGTCGCTCCTCCGATAATAAACCAAAAAGCACGGCTGTAATAAACCAGGCCGTTCGTCAACAGGCTGATTTATACCGGCAAATCGATAAAGAATGTCACGATACACTGGCTAGCTTAAAAGAGTATATGGTATCGCTGGCAGCAAAAAAGACAGAATAA
- a CDS encoding OmpA family protein, protein MNRLLLPFFVLLLLAPELHAQVQYATESPRVDDVNDRDVSIQRVELTAQYTVIYMKFEASQRGSLGRDLPFIIPMPNGRGGKIESGNNIGFQPTSRLYVNEGERSYKFIRAENIPLETRRRVQPGERVDFVAYFERIDPGYTTFDLFECKDGGGYVCFNFWGVHIINPPKKTYSQRTPKPQVQPKPQQPQQPRYQPRTSPGAGTPDPTPPVTQPQATPSAVAIGGITRDAKTKQLMGATVSFRLLSGAESAGDGSADSVRSNKSTGAYTIPVDRRGVYIVTASAKGYFSQSDTLATNRVNVNRNFDLVPIEAGATITLKNIYFNASLFDLQPESYPELDRLVTVMQQNPTMTIRLEGHTDTVGDFDSNVELSRNRVNEVKRYLVAKGVSAGRIDTVGYGPSRPINKNKSLKERPENRRVEMVIINV, encoded by the coding sequence ATGAACCGTCTATTACTTCCATTTTTTGTTCTGCTGCTGCTCGCACCAGAGCTGCACGCACAGGTGCAATATGCCACCGAATCGCCCAGGGTAGATGATGTGAACGACCGTGACGTGTCTATACAGCGTGTTGAGCTAACGGCCCAATACACAGTCATTTACATGAAGTTTGAAGCCAGTCAGCGAGGCTCATTAGGCCGCGATCTGCCTTTCATCATCCCAATGCCCAATGGGAGAGGAGGAAAGATAGAGTCTGGCAACAACATTGGTTTTCAGCCAACATCACGATTGTATGTCAATGAGGGCGAACGATCGTATAAATTTATTCGGGCCGAGAATATTCCCCTCGAAACCCGTCGGCGGGTTCAGCCGGGTGAACGGGTAGATTTTGTCGCCTATTTTGAACGGATCGATCCCGGATATACTACGTTCGATTTGTTTGAATGTAAAGACGGTGGTGGTTATGTGTGTTTCAATTTCTGGGGAGTTCACATCATCAATCCGCCTAAAAAGACCTACTCACAACGAACACCCAAGCCACAGGTTCAGCCAAAACCGCAGCAACCACAACAACCACGCTATCAGCCCCGGACATCGCCTGGCGCTGGAACACCCGACCCAACCCCGCCCGTAACACAACCACAGGCAACTCCATCGGCTGTGGCAATTGGTGGGATTACGCGCGACGCCAAAACTAAGCAGCTAATGGGCGCAACGGTCAGTTTTCGGCTGCTATCCGGCGCTGAGTCGGCCGGCGACGGCTCGGCTGATTCTGTTCGGAGTAATAAATCAACAGGAGCCTATACGATTCCAGTCGATCGGCGCGGTGTGTATATTGTAACCGCTTCGGCGAAAGGCTATTTCAGCCAGAGCGATACCCTCGCAACGAATCGCGTCAATGTAAACCGGAATTTTGATCTGGTTCCAATTGAAGCCGGAGCTACCATTACGCTGAAAAATATTTATTTTAATGCTTCCCTGTTCGACCTTCAGCCTGAATCCTACCCTGAACTGGATCGACTCGTAACCGTAATGCAGCAGAATCCGACAATGACCATTCGGCTCGAAGGGCACACGGATACGGTTGGCGATTTCGATTCGAACGTTGAACTGTCCCGGAATCGGGTCAATGAAGTGAAGCGATACCTGGTGGCAAAAGGAGTCAGTGCGGGCCGAATCGATACAGTCGGTTATGGCCCATCGCGACCAATCAATAAGAATAAAAGCCTGAAGGAGCGTCCTGAAAATCGTCGGGTAGAAATGGTAATCATAAACGTATAA